From Ananas comosus cultivar F153 linkage group 2, ASM154086v1, whole genome shotgun sequence:
AAACCTCGATAGATGCATGATACATTAATGCATAGATGCACCAGACGTAGGCAATAATTTGTCCTCTACTACTGAATAAGCATACTGCATAGGGACTACAATGAAACTTTATGTTTTGAGAGTTCAGAGACTCCATAGGACCAAATTAAAACTTAGGTGATAGTTCAGGGATTAGGGATGCGATTTATCCATTGTGAAACTTTCAGATCCATAAATTCCAGCATTGAACTAATAAAGGACTAATCCACAATTTTCGAATTTtacatatatagagtagagtATACTTTCGGAAGCATAAGGAATTTGATGCTTTCAACTTTTTGGCTCTTAGATCAACCCTTTTAACCATacctttgaattaatattattaccctcgggagaccactcaaccctaagggggaccactatcatctcgACTCAATAATTCTTGATCTATGGGCCAAAAAGTCGAAAGCACCAACTTTCTTATACTTCTGaaaatatagtagctctacattatgtatatagagtagagctactatgctatcggaagtatagatgACTTGGCGCTTCCGACTTTTTGGTACTATTACCCCTGTggggactactcaaccctaggagtactattcaaccctaggggggacTGCCCAACAGTATAATTATTGATCCAACGGTCAAAAAATcggaaacatcaaatcctctatacttacgatagcatagtagctctacacacacacacacacacacacacacacacatatatactcttatgagtacgatcgccctagCAATcataagccattttcgatgatagagcttccgaatcgacaatccataccgttaaacgttatttagagcatttaaaacttctagaaatcaaattttataatttttcgacattatttactttacgatcaaaaggtcacaaaatagataatttttaacggccggtatgagatacttgttagtttaacggtgtaaaagaattgaaatcggttgaattttttatagataattctattcactacctagataaagatcaataacttcgatcttaaattaacggatccgatcatccatttttaggacgtcgttcgattttgaccgttcattttatgcccgcttgatggactttattatgatttcgaaaaattacgaaatttattttgtaaaagtttcaaatactctaaatgatatttaacgaagtggattatcgattcggaagctccatcattgaaaacaatttatgagtacgaagggctctatactcataagagtgtagtagcctttttctctctctctctctctctctctctctctctatatatatatatatatatatatatatagaactagactgttatactattaataatatcaagTCATTGGTATTGTTATATTTTCGGCTCTTGaatgaagagatgtgcggttaggataataatggtcccttagggttgataggtggttgattgaatagtataatttaccAGGTAGAAATGGTTAAAGGGTAGACCTAACGATGAAAAACTTGATAATACCAGgtgcttagtgctattgatgACATGATAAGCGGattagtccggctactatactcttatgagtacgatcgcttttgtactcataagatattttcgatgatagagctttcaaattaacgatccataccgttaaaaataatctagagcatttaaaatttctagaaatcaaagtttataattttttgacatcatttaccttatgatcaaaaaatctcaaaattgacaatttttaacggccggtatggaatacttgctagtttaacgatgtaaaagaattgaaatcgATTGAAtctttgatagaaatttttattcactaactagataaagatcaataaatccaatcttaaattgaaggatctgatcatccatttttagaatgtcgttcgattttgaccgtgtATTTTGTGAatgtttgatggactttattatgatttcgaaaaattacgaaatctgtgttttagaagtttcaaatactttaaatcatatttaacgaaatggatcgtcgattcggaagctccatcatccaAAATAACTTCTAAGTACAAAAGGCTCtagaagggctctatactcttatagagtatagtagccctactctccccctctctctctctctctctctctctctctctctctctctatttatagtTAGTTAGTTTCGGAGGAATAGGAAAGCTACCTTCTTGGACTCTCGCGACCGCGCCCTGCAAGAGCGCTAACGCCGATCCCGGCGACCTCGGTGCCGCCTTCTCGAACCGCGGCGGCGGCACCTGAACCGGCGGCGGACGCGGCGTCGGAGACGGCGGAGGCGCCGGCGAGCGACTCGCCTTTCCGGGGCTCGGCCTAGGGCTGGGGAAGGGcttcggcgtcggcggcggggtGATGAAGACAGTCAGCCTCCCGGCCTTCCCGATGacgggtggcggcggcggctcccGCGCGCGCGGCGCAGCCATCGGCGGAGACGGAAGAGGCGGCAAGGAGGGGAAGAGAGATTAGTGTTACGGCTAGAAGCAGTTTCAGGGGTTAGAAAGGAAGGCGGAGAGAatgttgatgatgatgaggaggaggaggaggggggaaaGGAGCGGAGCTTTCAATCGGCATCCGATGCGCCCCCTCTTTTTCACTTTGTGCCCTACAGCACCGCACTGCCTCTCTGTACTGCACCGGAGAGAGAGACTCTGCTGCGTGCGTTGTTGCTGTGATTCTTTACTTCTGTTGTTGAAAATGCGCAGGGAACCACTCTCCCAAAGTGAAGTGTAAATATTAAGcacattattttgtttttttacttttaaatatgtTTTTACCGTTAGAATTAGCTagtaaaaaattagttaaatataagttaaatatttaactctatttagtttttaatatttttacccctttatattatactgttataatttttagagtgataaatttgtaatggtaaaattgaaaatataaatagttttctaacgATTCTCTAATGATAACAAACTagaggaacatatttaaaaatattagaatttttgtatgaacaatatatgaaagttgaactttgtagaaatatatttgctattcagtatgtttgcagggacctatatgaaattaaccttattaaaaatattcttttaacgttctagttttttcagatatatcccaagagttaaattttattagtgaACTATTAGCAACAGGCATTAtatctgtaaaattactattttgtccttttaaatatattcttctcccatcaccaatattttttattttatttgcccttaagttatgTAAGTTAGGGgccaaaaaagtattttgattttttatcttttcaaatatacctttccactatcaccagtttttttttttatttgcctttaaattaaagacaaaagaggtattttaatttttttacttatagaAATTTAACCCACGTTTAACTCGAGAAAACTCAAGGGGTATTAATAGCTGGGGtattttttgaataacagaACAATATACgagaggtatattagaaataaaaaagtaaaggtatattagatatttcagaaatttttagaggcatattagatattatctctaatttaaaataaatgataacTTCTTTAAAAGAattagtttcaatttttttactgCTAAACAAATAGCTTAGATAGAAGAATTGCAGAGAATTCaccattcctttttttttactattaccacgtagaaatttgattttttttaaataataatgtgAAATgagatataatttattatttattgcttagcGAATTTTTACTATGTTGGTCGGTAGAATTCCAAAAAAGAATAGAATACTACTATAAATTTTCTATAGTATTATTGATTTGTATATACAAGCAATTTAAGACGTCAGATGAAACTGATTAAGAAAAGTATTATACCTTCCTACAAGAAAGTCTTCTCAATAAGAGAAATGTCACATAAAATTTGCAccaaactaattatatatatatatatattttcttgagagagataggtaacatgctattcatttttgtttcatttagaaataaacttagctaaaaatgtgaatcaattaggattcgaacttgggacctcaggtaccaatcaccaagtcctttaccaTTTGCTCATGTTGAATCATAAATACAGTACTTGCATGTCAAAATGatgttaaaatttgatttctgtccttttatatataattaaaatttttgatttattattgcTATTACTACATAGAATAATAACTGTCATATCTTGAGACCTGTCTATAAGATTTGCTCAGTCG
This genomic window contains:
- the LOC109706958 gene encoding formin-like protein 20 yields the protein MAAPRAREPPPPPVIGKAGRLTVFITPPPTPKPFPSPRPSPGKASRSPAPPPSPTPRPPPVQVPPPRFEKAAPRSPGSALALLQGAVARVQEVHSSLDEYLANLFGLNQSKYQWALNDYYENQGKDYEGSKCSKPKGTY